One part of the Vibrio palustris genome encodes these proteins:
- the djlA gene encoding co-chaperone DjlA, producing the protein MQVFGKILGAFFGFLFGGPIGAALGLFIGHQFDKGRSINQSRGFGQTFGGSQRANQEELQQEYLNSAFAVMGHVAKAKGKVTQQEIHLATQAMEHMGLQGEPLRAAQNAFREGKEADFPLQDTLKKIRTMSAGRSDLLQFFLDLQISSAFADGELQASERDLLFKIAQGLGFSASHLESRLRMQEAAFRFQRGNGRFGGQQQSHRSGQSSGWQQADQDNQLADAYEVLGVKASDDEKTIKRAYRKLMNEHHPDKLMAKGLPKEMMNVAKEKSQQIQNAYDVIRKEKDLH; encoded by the coding sequence ATGCAGGTTTTCGGCAAAATTCTTGGCGCCTTTTTTGGCTTCTTATTTGGAGGTCCAATTGGCGCAGCGTTAGGACTTTTTATTGGGCATCAGTTTGATAAAGGGAGAAGCATTAACCAATCTAGAGGGTTCGGACAAACTTTTGGAGGCAGTCAAAGAGCTAATCAGGAAGAACTGCAGCAAGAATATTTAAACTCGGCATTTGCCGTAATGGGGCACGTTGCGAAAGCCAAAGGCAAAGTGACTCAGCAAGAAATTCATTTAGCAACTCAAGCAATGGAGCATATGGGGCTGCAAGGTGAACCTTTACGTGCGGCACAAAATGCCTTTAGAGAAGGCAAAGAAGCTGACTTTCCGTTGCAGGATACGCTTAAAAAAATTCGCACTATGTCGGCTGGGCGTAGTGATCTATTGCAATTCTTTTTAGATTTACAAATTTCTTCGGCCTTTGCGGATGGGGAATTGCAAGCCAGCGAGAGAGATTTACTGTTTAAAATTGCTCAGGGACTCGGGTTTTCAGCTTCTCATTTGGAAAGCCGATTACGTATGCAAGAAGCCGCTTTTCGTTTTCAACGTGGCAATGGACGTTTTGGCGGACAGCAACAATCGCATCGCTCAGGGCAGAGCAGTGGTTGGCAGCAAGCTGATCAAGACAACCAATTGGCTGATGCGTATGAAGTCTTAGGGGTAAAAGCGTCTGATGATGAAAAGACGATTAAGCGTGCGTACCGCAAATTAATGAATGAGCATCATCCAGATAAACTGATGGCAAAGGGATTACCTAAAGAAATGATGAATGTAGCGAAAGAAAAATCGCAGCAAATTCAGAATGCTTACGATGTCATCAGAAAAGAAAAAGATTTACATTAA
- a CDS encoding threonine/serine exporter family protein, with protein sequence MMDVILGLANDMFFAAIPAIGFALVFNVPVHALRYCAILGAVGHGCRFIMMHQGWPIEWSTFFAATIVSFIGVYWSKRFLAHPKVFTVAGVIPMVPGVFAYKAMIALVQINHDGFSLALMESLMENFLKAMFILIGLAIGLAVPGLLFYRGKSII encoded by the coding sequence ATGATGGATGTTATACTGGGTTTGGCCAATGATATGTTCTTTGCTGCTATTCCCGCGATTGGGTTCGCTTTGGTGTTTAACGTGCCTGTCCACGCTCTACGTTACTGCGCCATTTTAGGAGCCGTCGGCCATGGTTGCCGGTTTATCATGATGCATCAAGGATGGCCGATTGAGTGGTCGACCTTTTTTGCGGCGACTATCGTCAGTTTCATTGGTGTCTATTGGTCAAAACGCTTTTTAGCTCATCCTAAGGTGTTTACTGTCGCGGGAGTGATTCCTATGGTGCCGGGAGTATTTGCCTATAAAGCTATGATTGCGTTAGTACAGATTAACCATGACGGTTTTTCTTTGGCTTTAATGGAATCGCTAATGGAAAACTTTTTGAAAGCGATGTTCATCTTGATTGGTTTGGCTATTGGTCTTGCTGTGCCGGGGCTGTTATTCTATCGCGGAAAATCCATTATTTAA
- the pdxA gene encoding 4-hydroxythreonine-4-phosphate dehydrogenase PdxA: MVRKLVVTAGEPAGIGPDLVLALSQHDWPHQLVICADKSLLQARAQQLGIHVKLLDYDANSPASPQEAGSLVVDHTPLAEPVIAGHLNEANGYYVLNTLKKAALGCMNGEFDAIVTGPVHKGIINRAGVAFSGHTEFFAEISNTPLVVMMLATPGLRTALVTTHLPLAYVSKAVTPERLEKIIDILHSDLVQRFDIESPRIYVCGLNPHAGEGGVLGHEEEVTINPTLERLRQEKGYQLIGCLPADTIFSEKNLNDADAVLGMYHDQVLPVLKYKGFGRAVNITLGLPFIRTSVDHGTALDLAGTGLADLGSFQTALQQAIELVDKKAQ; encoded by the coding sequence ATAGTTAGGAAGTTGGTGGTAACGGCTGGTGAACCTGCAGGAATAGGCCCGGATCTTGTTCTTGCTCTTTCGCAACACGACTGGCCGCACCAATTAGTCATCTGTGCCGATAAGTCCCTTTTGCAAGCACGAGCACAGCAGTTAGGTATTCATGTAAAACTGCTCGATTATGACGCTAATAGCCCAGCTTCACCTCAAGAAGCTGGATCACTTGTGGTTGATCATACACCATTGGCTGAACCTGTTATCGCTGGCCACTTAAATGAGGCCAACGGTTATTATGTATTAAATACGCTGAAAAAAGCGGCTTTGGGCTGTATGAATGGTGAGTTTGATGCTATTGTCACCGGCCCCGTGCATAAGGGGATAATTAATCGTGCTGGAGTCGCGTTTAGCGGCCATACCGAGTTCTTTGCTGAGATATCAAATACACCGCTAGTGGTTATGATGCTCGCAACACCAGGACTGCGCACAGCACTCGTGACAACGCACCTACCACTTGCTTATGTATCGAAAGCTGTCACACCAGAGCGTTTAGAGAAAATCATCGATATTCTGCACAGTGATCTGGTTCAGCGGTTTGATATAGAATCTCCACGTATCTATGTCTGTGGTTTAAACCCACATGCAGGAGAAGGTGGTGTATTAGGCCACGAGGAAGAAGTCACGATTAACCCAACGCTAGAAAGACTTCGTCAGGAAAAAGGCTATCAATTAATTGGTTGTTTACCTGCAGATACGATTTTTAGCGAGAAAAATTTAAATGATGCTGATGCTGTTTTAGGTATGTATCACGACCAAGTGCTACCTGTACTAAAATATAAAGGATTTGGCAGAGCTGTAAACATTACGTTAGGTTTACCTTTTATACGGACATCGGTGGACCACGGCACAGCATTAGACTTAGCTGGAACTGGCCTTGCGGATTTAGGCAGTTTTCAAACAGCCTTGCAGCAAGCTATCGAGCTAGTTGATAAAAAAGCACAATAA
- the apaH gene encoding bis(5'-nucleosyl)-tetraphosphatase (symmetrical) ApaH, whose product MATYIVGDIQGCLDELQLLLEQVQFNSQHDQLWLAGDLVARGPKSLETLRFVRNLGDSAQVILGNHDLHLLAVSLGIHSPKPKDLTQPIFSAPDKTELLNWLRQQPLLAEHAEFVMCHAGISPQWDLATARSAAREVEAILHQGDWQWLLRNMYENQPDFWREDLRGLERYRYIINAFTRMRFCYSDGRLDMQCKRPPKDIQDPTIIPWFEVPERVTFDKPIIFGHWAALEGYHSQGLFGLDTGCVWGGCLTMLRWEDQTFFEQRSLKNK is encoded by the coding sequence ATGGCGACCTATATTGTTGGAGATATCCAAGGGTGTCTTGACGAGCTGCAACTATTATTAGAGCAGGTCCAGTTTAACTCGCAGCACGACCAACTGTGGTTAGCAGGTGATCTTGTTGCAAGGGGGCCTAAATCATTAGAAACATTACGCTTTGTGCGTAACCTCGGTGACTCAGCTCAAGTCATTCTGGGCAACCATGATCTCCATTTACTTGCCGTATCACTGGGTATCCACTCGCCTAAACCCAAAGATTTAACTCAACCAATTTTTTCTGCTCCAGATAAAACCGAGCTACTTAATTGGCTACGCCAGCAACCACTTTTAGCCGAACATGCAGAGTTTGTCATGTGTCATGCCGGCATTTCACCACAATGGGATCTCGCCACGGCGCGCAGTGCGGCTCGCGAAGTAGAAGCAATTCTGCATCAAGGAGATTGGCAATGGTTACTGAGGAATATGTATGAAAATCAGCCCGATTTTTGGCGAGAAGACCTTCGTGGCCTAGAGCGCTATCGTTATATTATTAACGCTTTTACTCGTATGCGTTTTTGCTACTCCGATGGGCGTTTAGATATGCAATGCAAGCGTCCACCCAAAGATATTCAAGACCCAACCATTATTCCATGGTTTGAAGTCCCTGAGCGCGTTACATTTGATAAACCGATTATATTTGGCCATTGGGCTGCATTAGAGGGTTATCATAGCCAGGGGCTTTTTGGGCTCGATACTGGCTGTGTTTGGGGCGGGTGTTTAACCATGCTGCGCTGGGAGGATCAAACCTTCTTTGAGCAACGCTCACTCAAAAATAAATAG
- the folA gene encoding type 3 dihydrofolate reductase, whose product MLISMIAAMANNRVIGQDNQMPWHLPADFAWFKRCTLGKPVIMGRKTYESIGRPLPGRPNIVISRDSDLLIEGVSTVTSIDEALALSADYAEVMVIGGGSIYAACLPRADRLYITEINADLIGDTHFPDWGEGWHETYREHYAADEKNQYNMEFVILDK is encoded by the coding sequence ATGTTGATAAGTATGATTGCCGCTATGGCCAATAATCGCGTTATAGGACAAGACAATCAGATGCCTTGGCATTTACCCGCAGATTTTGCATGGTTTAAGCGCTGTACTTTGGGTAAGCCGGTTATTATGGGACGTAAAACTTATGAATCTATTGGTCGACCATTACCGGGACGTCCCAATATTGTTATTAGCCGTGATAGTGATCTGCTGATTGAAGGGGTGTCTACAGTAACCTCTATTGATGAAGCGCTGGCTTTGAGTGCCGACTATGCAGAAGTGATGGTGATTGGTGGTGGAAGCATTTATGCGGCCTGTTTACCTCGTGCTGACCGCTTATATATTACCGAAATTAACGCCGATTTAATCGGGGATACGCATTTCCCTGATTGGGGGGAAGGCTGGCACGAAACCTATCGCGAGCACTATGCTGCTGATGAGAAAAATCAATATAATATGGAATTTGTTATTCTAGATAAGTAA
- the surA gene encoding peptidylprolyl isomerase SurA has product MKLWKHLLIGLVTLLTCTIAVAKPVELDNVAVVVNNGVILQSDIDNAIARIKANASQNNKTLPKTAVLHDQVVDKLIMEKLQEQEADRIGVKIDDSRLDAAIANIAERKSLTKAQLIASVKKEGISYADFRAEIRKEMKISEARNALVRRRINIIPAEVDNMSKLLEEQTDATVRYNISHIQLRYNDDNKAEMLAKAKNIVKQLKQGKDFEQLAMTYSKGPKALKGGDWGWMRKEEMPTIFADHIDNEHKGDIIGPFVSGAGIHILKVKDIKGLPTVSVTEVKARHILIKPSIILSDAGAKKELNGFIKQIKSGQATFGDLAQQYSQDPGSASQKGDLGYQTADNFVPEFKHQVEELPIGQISKPFKTVHGWHIVEVMKRRQVDKTDSAMKNKAYQILFKRKFNEEASTWLKELRASAYIEKMKDNNSDS; this is encoded by the coding sequence ATGAAATTGTGGAAACACCTATTAATTGGTTTAGTGACCTTACTGACATGCACCATTGCCGTTGCTAAGCCTGTAGAGCTCGATAATGTTGCAGTTGTGGTTAACAATGGCGTGATATTACAAAGCGACATTGACAATGCCATTGCTCGTATTAAAGCGAATGCGAGCCAAAACAATAAAACCCTACCAAAGACAGCCGTACTGCATGATCAAGTCGTCGACAAACTGATTATGGAAAAGCTGCAAGAACAAGAAGCCGATCGTATTGGGGTAAAAATCGATGACTCGCGTCTCGATGCGGCGATCGCAAACATTGCTGAACGCAAGTCGTTAACGAAAGCCCAACTGATAGCTTCTGTTAAAAAAGAAGGGATTTCATACGCTGATTTTCGCGCTGAAATTCGTAAAGAAATGAAAATCAGTGAAGCTCGTAATGCGTTAGTTCGTCGCCGGATTAATATTATTCCAGCGGAAGTCGACAACATGTCGAAACTGCTAGAAGAACAAACCGATGCGACGGTACGTTATAATATAAGTCATATTCAGCTACGCTATAATGATGACAATAAAGCTGAAATGCTGGCGAAAGCCAAGAATATCGTCAAACAGTTAAAACAAGGCAAAGACTTTGAACAATTAGCCATGACCTACTCAAAAGGCCCTAAAGCGTTAAAAGGCGGTGACTGGGGCTGGATGCGTAAAGAAGAAATGCCAACGATTTTTGCAGACCACATAGATAACGAACATAAAGGCGATATTATTGGCCCGTTCGTGAGTGGTGCCGGCATTCATATCCTAAAAGTTAAAGATATTAAAGGCTTGCCAACCGTTTCGGTCACCGAAGTAAAAGCGCGTCATATCTTGATAAAACCTAGTATCATTTTAAGTGATGCGGGAGCGAAAAAAGAACTGAATGGCTTTATTAAGCAAATTAAATCGGGCCAAGCGACCTTCGGTGATCTTGCGCAGCAATACAGCCAAGACCCAGGCTCTGCTTCACAAAAAGGTGATTTGGGTTATCAAACTGCCGATAACTTCGTGCCAGAATTTAAGCATCAAGTCGAAGAGCTACCAATTGGTCAGATAAGTAAACCATTCAAAACAGTCCATGGTTGGCATATTGTTGAGGTGATGAAACGTCGCCAAGTCGATAAAACCGATTCAGCAATGAAAAATAAAGCTTACCAAATTTTGTTTAAACGTAAATTTAACGAAGAGGCAAGTACTTGGCTTAAAGAGCTCCGTGCCAGCGCCTATATTGAAAAGATGAAGGATAACAATAGTGATAGTTAG
- the rsmA gene encoding 16S rRNA (adenine(1518)-N(6)/adenine(1519)-N(6))-dimethyltransferase RsmA has protein sequence MRNDVHMGHKARKRFGQNFLNDPYIIDGIVSAINPLNGQNMVEIGPGLGALTEPVAREIDKMSVIELDRDLAERLRTHPDLADKLTIHEGDAMRFDFSTLVKPNEPLRIFGNLPYNISTPLMFHLFEYHADILDMHFMLQKEVVKRLAAGPGSKAYGRLTVMAQYYCKVVPVLEVPPTAFVPPPKVDSAVVRLVPYDVLPHPTTSMKWLERVVRDGFNQRRKTVRNCYKGLVDAETLESLGIVSSMRPENLTLEQFVTLANWLDANHTA, from the coding sequence ATGAGAAATGATGTCCATATGGGACACAAAGCGCGTAAGCGTTTTGGTCAAAACTTCCTAAACGATCCGTATATTATTGACGGTATCGTTTCTGCCATCAACCCGCTTAACGGGCAAAACATGGTGGAAATTGGCCCAGGTTTGGGCGCGCTTACTGAGCCTGTGGCTCGTGAAATCGATAAGATGAGCGTGATTGAACTTGACCGTGATTTGGCAGAGCGTTTACGCACTCATCCTGATTTAGCTGACAAACTGACGATTCATGAAGGCGATGCAATGCGCTTTGATTTTTCGACCCTGGTTAAGCCTAATGAACCTTTGCGTATTTTCGGCAACTTGCCATATAACATTTCAACACCACTGATGTTCCACTTATTTGAGTATCATGCTGATATTCTTGATATGCACTTTATGCTGCAAAAAGAAGTGGTAAAACGTCTTGCGGCCGGCCCTGGTAGTAAAGCATATGGTCGCTTAACCGTTATGGCACAGTACTACTGTAAAGTAGTGCCTGTATTAGAAGTGCCACCAACGGCTTTCGTACCGCCACCTAAAGTGGACTCTGCAGTGGTTCGATTGGTTCCATATGATGTGTTACCGCATCCGACAACCAGCATGAAATGGCTAGAACGTGTCGTCAGAGACGGATTTAACCAGCGCCGTAAAACGGTACGTAATTGCTACAAAGGTCTGGTCGATGCAGAAACCTTAGAGTCTCTCGGAATTGTGTCTAGCATGCGCCCAGAGAACCTCACCTTAGAGCAGTTCGTGACGCTAGCTAACTGGCTTGATGCGAATCATACTGCTTAA
- the apaG gene encoding Co2+/Mg2+ efflux protein ApaG: MNHQTGIQIHVQTKYISEQSTPEKNHYIFAYLITVKNLTQHSVQLMSRRWLITDANGKQITVEGDGVVGEQPVIDSQQEYTYTSGTSIETPVGVMQGHYVMNDHEGNEFMADIAPFRLAMPNVLH, encoded by the coding sequence ATGAACCATCAAACTGGCATTCAGATTCACGTTCAAACCAAATACATTTCTGAACAATCCACTCCTGAAAAAAACCATTATATCTTCGCGTATCTTATTACCGTCAAAAACCTCACTCAACATTCGGTTCAGCTGATGAGTCGGCGCTGGCTCATTACCGATGCCAACGGCAAGCAAATCACCGTTGAAGGTGATGGTGTGGTGGGTGAACAACCTGTCATTGATAGCCAGCAAGAATACACTTACACCAGTGGTACCTCGATTGAAACTCCCGTTGGCGTTATGCAGGGTCATTATGTTATGAATGATCATGAAGGTAACGAATTTATGGCGGACATTGCACCTTTTCGCTTAGCAATGCCCAACGTTTTACATTAG
- the cgtA gene encoding Obg family GTPase CgtA produces the protein MKFVDEAVVKVQAGDGGNGIVSFWREKFVAKGGPDGGDGGDGGDIYIEADENLNTLIDYHFQRFYSADRGKNGGGGNCTGKRGNDKVMRVPIGTRAIDIHTNEVVGEVAEHGKRVMIAKGGWHGLGNTRFKSSVNRAPRQKTMGTKGEVRELRLELLLLADVGMLGLPNAGKSTFIRSVSAAKPKVADYPFTTLVPSLGVVSVLPEKSFVVADIPGLIEGAADGAGLGIRFLKHLERCRALLHMIDIMPVDQSDPVQNALTVIDELEQYSDKLADKPRWLVFNKVDLLPEEEADEIINNVVEALGWDDRYYRISAINRNGTKDLCMQLAEFIETVPREEQTVTTEESKVDFMWDDYHETAMQSENVVTEDDWDDWDDEEDDGHVIYVRE, from the coding sequence ATGAAATTCGTTGATGAAGCGGTAGTAAAGGTTCAAGCAGGAGACGGCGGTAACGGTATCGTGAGTTTCTGGCGTGAAAAATTTGTTGCCAAAGGCGGCCCTGATGGCGGCGACGGTGGCGATGGCGGCGATATTTATATCGAAGCTGATGAAAACCTTAACACCCTTATCGATTACCATTTCCAGCGCTTTTATTCAGCCGACCGTGGTAAAAACGGTGGTGGCGGTAACTGTACTGGTAAGCGTGGTAATGACAAAGTAATGCGTGTGCCAATAGGGACACGTGCAATTGATATCCACACGAATGAAGTTGTGGGTGAAGTTGCTGAACATGGTAAACGTGTCATGATCGCGAAAGGCGGTTGGCACGGTCTAGGTAATACCCGATTTAAATCGTCTGTTAACCGTGCACCACGTCAAAAAACAATGGGAACGAAAGGGGAAGTTCGTGAACTTCGTCTTGAGCTACTCTTGTTAGCGGATGTGGGTATGCTTGGTTTACCAAATGCGGGTAAATCGACCTTTATTCGTTCTGTTTCTGCGGCGAAACCCAAAGTGGCTGATTATCCATTTACCACCTTAGTTCCAAGCTTAGGTGTTGTCAGTGTATTACCAGAGAAAAGCTTTGTTGTTGCAGATATTCCAGGCCTTATTGAAGGTGCTGCCGATGGTGCCGGACTGGGTATTCGATTCTTGAAGCACTTAGAGCGTTGTCGCGCACTATTGCACATGATCGACATTATGCCTGTTGATCAAAGTGATCCCGTGCAAAATGCCCTGACGGTGATTGACGAACTTGAACAATACAGCGACAAACTGGCGGATAAGCCACGTTGGTTAGTATTTAATAAAGTTGATCTGCTTCCTGAAGAAGAAGCCGATGAGATCATTAATAATGTCGTTGAAGCGCTTGGCTGGGACGATCGTTACTACCGTATCTCTGCGATCAACCGTAATGGTACGAAAGATCTGTGCATGCAGTTAGCTGAATTCATTGAAACAGTACCGCGTGAAGAGCAGACCGTGACAACGGAAGAATCGAAAGTTGATTTCATGTGGGATGATTACCATGAAACAGCGATGCAGAGTGAAAACGTTGTAACAGAAGATGATTGGGATGACTGGGACGATGAAGAGGATGACGGCCACGTTATCTACGTTCGTGAGTAA
- a CDS encoding threonine/serine exporter family protein, producing MSSKQREISRLIAQAGRMLLAHGAESTLVGDIMKRIGLASGMSEVEVSLSASSLVVTTVYQGHCITTTRRCADSGLNMQIVTEVQRICIMMEHGVLDHTLAQHKLDHLAPNRYNRWVVIVMIGLSCASFARLAGGDWMVFAMTFLASAVGMFFRQEMASRHFNPLLNFAATAFVTSLISTQAVRFNLGNVPTLVMASSVLMLVPGFPLINSVADMLKGYVNMGIARFAFGSLLTLSICLGIIAAMRVTGVWGWAV from the coding sequence ATGTCATCAAAGCAACGGGAGATATCTCGTTTAATTGCACAAGCCGGTAGAATGTTACTTGCCCACGGGGCAGAGAGTACACTCGTAGGCGATATTATGAAGCGGATAGGTTTAGCCAGTGGTATGAGCGAAGTCGAGGTGTCGCTTTCTGCAAGCTCATTAGTTGTGACTACTGTTTATCAAGGACATTGTATTACCACGACAAGACGCTGTGCTGATAGTGGATTGAACATGCAGATTGTGACCGAAGTACAGCGTATTTGTATCATGATGGAGCATGGGGTGTTAGATCATACACTTGCTCAGCATAAACTGGATCATTTAGCGCCTAATCGATATAACCGTTGGGTTGTGATCGTTATGATTGGTTTATCTTGTGCTTCTTTTGCCCGCTTAGCAGGGGGAGATTGGATGGTGTTCGCGATGACTTTTCTCGCGTCCGCAGTGGGAATGTTTTTTCGTCAAGAAATGGCCTCAAGACATTTCAATCCATTACTCAATTTCGCCGCCACTGCTTTTGTAACCTCGCTGATATCGACGCAAGCTGTCCGTTTTAATCTCGGTAATGTTCCTACGTTGGTGATGGCCTCATCTGTTTTGATGCTCGTCCCTGGATTTCCCTTAATTAACTCGGTGGCTGATATGCTCAAAGGTTATGTCAATATGGGGATTGCTCGTTTTGCATTTGGGAGTTTGCTGACGCTATCGATTTGTTTGGGGATCATCGCGGCTATGCGCGTAACCGGTGTGTGGGGGTGGGCGGTATGA
- the lptD gene encoding LPS assembly protein LptD, protein MLLFSRTFLAASIAAALFAPQVLAKENQSLAAIDQCVVNEPEPESSKNQPINVEADKLEAINGNKATYSGNVVVTQGTKHIKADNVTLHQKENVVVADGNVQFNDGQVKTRSDKATNNLNNNEMTLENTDYQFLCQPGRGKAVYVSKTGKRVYQIEDGSITTCPEGDDSWRFKASSIDIDQNEEEATFYNPRFEIQNVPVMYLPLLTVPIGDTRKTGFLYPSVSYGSKEGMELEVPFYWNIAPNYDLESSIHYMEKRGVQLNNKFRYLTELGHGEITSEYLPDDQEYDEDSARWGFQYEHNGIYKKNWKFSVDYSKVSDIDYFSDLSSSIGNREDGQLMQEGEVQYRTRDWDTSLLVRNFQLLTESADDSPYKLLPKLSFNYHSPELMRFLDFDVKSHIARFETDDNNKPSATRVHVEPGLTIPLANTWGSWTTEARVLGTYYHQDLNDVNLANIRSDGYDLKENVSRVIPEFRTHAGITLESNDKFLGEYTQTLEPQVQYLYIPEKQQNDIYSYYDTTLLQTDYYGLFRSNRYSSIDYISSANQLSYGASTRFFDDQYKERFNLSFGQIFYFHSASNPQDIEQNSDSSDFSAWALDADFNYDDAVFYHGGLQFDSNKSTIQTANSTLEYRFDKGYVQANYRYVSLDYIQEQASFITQDNYRNYTTDGVSQAGIMGAYQLSRRWYATGQYFYDLTTDEPLEWVAGLRYTSDCWYFGMTYSRELDHWESNLYNYPNASPSYENNFGISFGITGLGTNMGTDLISSSSSLGYGRPFFLNN, encoded by the coding sequence ATGTTACTTTTTTCCCGTACGTTTTTAGCCGCCTCGATCGCTGCGGCTCTATTCGCGCCGCAAGTTCTGGCAAAAGAAAACCAGTCTTTAGCGGCCATTGATCAATGTGTCGTCAATGAACCTGAGCCGGAAAGTTCGAAGAATCAGCCTATCAATGTAGAGGCTGATAAGCTAGAAGCAATTAACGGTAATAAAGCAACTTATTCAGGGAACGTTGTCGTTACGCAAGGCACAAAACATATCAAAGCTGATAATGTTACTTTGCACCAGAAAGAAAATGTCGTAGTTGCCGATGGTAATGTGCAATTTAATGACGGCCAAGTCAAAACTCGTTCAGATAAAGCGACCAATAATCTCAATAATAACGAGATGACATTAGAAAATACCGACTACCAATTCTTATGTCAGCCAGGGCGCGGTAAAGCGGTTTATGTCTCTAAAACCGGTAAGCGTGTGTATCAAATTGAAGATGGCTCTATCACTACGTGTCCTGAAGGCGATGATTCATGGCGCTTTAAGGCCTCGAGTATCGATATCGATCAAAATGAAGAAGAAGCCACTTTCTATAACCCTCGCTTTGAAATCCAAAATGTTCCCGTGATGTATTTACCCCTGTTAACCGTGCCAATTGGCGACACGCGTAAAACAGGCTTTTTATATCCAAGCGTTTCTTATGGCTCGAAAGAAGGCATGGAATTAGAAGTTCCGTTTTATTGGAACATTGCACCTAACTATGACCTTGAATCTTCGATTCACTATATGGAAAAACGTGGCGTGCAATTAAATAACAAATTCCGTTATTTAACTGAGCTTGGACATGGCGAGATTACCTCTGAGTATTTACCTGATGATCAAGAATACGATGAAGATTCAGCTCGTTGGGGTTTCCAATATGAGCATAACGGTATCTATAAGAAAAACTGGAAATTCTCGGTCGACTACTCAAAAGTCAGTGACATCGATTATTTCTCAGATTTAAGTTCGAGTATCGGTAACCGTGAAGACGGCCAATTAATGCAAGAAGGCGAAGTCCAATACCGTACTCGTGATTGGGATACGTCCTTATTGGTCCGTAACTTCCAGTTGCTGACAGAAAGTGCTGACGACTCTCCTTATAAATTATTACCTAAGTTATCGTTTAATTATCATTCACCTGAACTCATGCGCTTTTTAGACTTTGATGTAAAAAGCCATATCGCCCGCTTTGAAACCGATGATAATAATAAACCGTCAGCAACGCGTGTGCATGTTGAACCAGGCTTAACCATTCCACTGGCGAACACTTGGGGTTCATGGACCACAGAAGCTCGAGTATTGGGTACTTATTACCATCAAGATTTAAACGATGTCAATCTTGCGAATATTCGCTCCGATGGTTATGACCTAAAAGAAAATGTCTCACGTGTTATCCCTGAGTTCCGTACTCATGCTGGTATCACGCTAGAAAGTAATGACAAGTTTTTAGGCGAGTACACCCAAACACTTGAGCCACAAGTGCAGTATTTGTATATCCCTGAAAAACAGCAAAACGATATTTATTCCTATTACGATACTACGCTACTGCAAACCGACTACTACGGATTGTTTCGCTCAAATCGTTATAGCAGTATTGATTATATTTCTTCTGCTAACCAGTTGAGTTATGGCGCAAGTACTCGCTTCTTTGATGATCAGTACAAAGAACGCTTTAACTTATCTTTCGGGCAAATTTTCTACTTCCATTCGGCATCGAACCCACAGGATATCGAGCAAAATTCTGATAGCTCAGACTTCTCCGCATGGGCTCTAGATGCTGATTTTAACTACGATGATGCCGTTTTTTATCATGGCGGTTTACAGTTTGATAGCAATAAGAGCACCATCCAAACCGCGAACAGCACTTTAGAATATCGTTTCGATAAAGGCTATGTGCAAGCAAACTATCGCTATGTTAGCTTGGATTATATTCAAGAACAGGCGAGTTTTATTACACAAGATAATTACCGAAACTACACCACAGATGGTGTATCTCAAGCGGGAATCATGGGGGCTTATCAACTTTCAAGGCGATGGTATGCAACCGGCCAATACTTTTATGATCTAACAACAGATGAACCTTTAGAGTGGGTTGCTGGTCTACGTTATACATCCGATTGCTGGTACTTCGGTATGACCTATAGCCGCGAGCTGGATCATTGGGAGTCTAATTTATATAACTATCCTAATGCTTCGCCATCTTATGAGAACAATTTTGGTATTAGCTTCGGGATTACAGGACTGGGTACCAATATGGGCACAGACCTTATCTCAAGTAGCAGCTCGCTCGGTTATGGCCGTCCATTCTTCTTGAATAACTAA